The following coding sequences lie in one Paracholeplasma manati genomic window:
- the dnaK gene encoding molecular chaperone DnaK, with the protein MATTNKIIGIDLGTTNSVVCIMEGGDVKVIPNADGSRTTPSVVAFKGDEISVGEVAKRQTITNPNTVSSIKRHMGEGSYRVNINGKQYTPQEISAMILQNLKKTAEDYLGAQVKKAVITVPAYFNDAQRQATKDAGKIAGLEVMRIINEPTAAALAYGIDKLEKEQTVLVFDLGGGTFDVSILHLADGTFEVLSTAGDNHLGGDDFDQKIMDYLVAEFKKENGVDLSKDKMAVQRLKDAAEKAKKELSGVTTSQISLPFITMGVAGPLHLEKTLTRAKFDELTADLVERTVGPVRRALKDAKMDPAKLHQVLLVGGSTRIPAVQEAVKRELGKEPNKSVNPDEVVAMGAAIQGAVLSGDVKDVLLLDVTPLSLGIETLGGVFTKLIDRNTTIPTSKSQVFSTASDNQPAVDIHVLQGERQMAADNKTLGRFQLNDIPPAPRGVPQIEVKFDIDANGIVNVSAKDLGTGKLQKITISGGSAMSEEEIKRLIKEAEENAEADKQKREEADLRNEASALIFQANKAIHDLGDQVDNNEKSKVEKAVKDLEDALKGDDLNRIREKKEALEKDAQAIAVKAYEKAQKEQQPGEETTKKSGDSNTVDAEFEEK; encoded by the coding sequence ATGGCAACAACGAATAAGATTATTGGTATCGACTTAGGAACCACAAACTCAGTAGTATGCATCATGGAAGGCGGAGACGTCAAAGTCATCCCGAACGCGGATGGTTCAAGAACGACCCCTTCAGTCGTCGCTTTTAAAGGCGATGAAATCTCCGTTGGTGAAGTTGCGAAAAGACAAACCATTACCAACCCAAATACCGTATCATCTATTAAGAGACACATGGGTGAAGGTTCATACCGTGTTAATATCAACGGTAAACAATATACCCCACAAGAAATTTCTGCGATGATTCTTCAAAACTTGAAGAAGACCGCTGAAGATTATTTAGGCGCACAAGTGAAGAAAGCCGTCATTACCGTACCAGCTTACTTCAATGACGCTCAAAGACAAGCGACCAAAGATGCAGGTAAAATTGCTGGTCTCGAAGTCATGCGTATCATCAACGAACCGACTGCAGCTGCGCTTGCATATGGTATCGATAAACTTGAAAAAGAACAAACCGTCCTTGTATTCGACTTAGGTGGCGGTACATTCGACGTATCCATCTTACACTTAGCCGATGGTACCTTTGAAGTATTGTCCACCGCAGGGGATAACCACCTTGGTGGCGATGACTTTGACCAAAAGATCATGGATTATTTGGTTGCAGAATTCAAGAAAGAAAATGGTGTTGACTTGTCCAAAGACAAGATGGCTGTTCAACGCTTGAAAGATGCGGCTGAAAAAGCGAAGAAAGAATTGTCAGGTGTGACGACTTCTCAAATCTCTCTACCATTCATCACAATGGGTGTTGCAGGACCGTTACACTTAGAAAAAACACTTACCCGTGCTAAATTTGACGAATTGACTGCCGATTTAGTCGAAAGAACCGTTGGTCCAGTTAGGCGTGCATTGAAAGATGCGAAAATGGACCCAGCTAAATTACACCAAGTATTGCTCGTAGGTGGTTCAACCCGTATTCCAGCAGTTCAAGAAGCCGTTAAACGCGAATTAGGTAAAGAACCTAATAAGAGTGTCAACCCAGATGAAGTCGTTGCGATGGGTGCTGCCATTCAAGGCGCAGTCTTATCCGGTGATGTTAAGGATGTCTTATTATTAGACGTTACACCACTTTCCTTAGGTATTGAAACCTTAGGTGGCGTATTCACCAAATTAATCGATCGTAACACCACCATCCCTACATCTAAATCACAAGTGTTCTCAACAGCATCCGATAACCAACCAGCGGTTGACATCCATGTTTTACAAGGCGAACGTCAAATGGCAGCGGACAATAAGACTTTGGGTCGTTTCCAACTCAATGACATTCCACCTGCACCACGTGGAGTACCACAAATCGAAGTTAAGTTCGATATCGACGCGAATGGTATCGTCAACGTCAGTGCGAAAGATTTAGGCACTGGTAAACTTCAAAAGATCACCATCTCTGGTGGTTCAGCAATGAGCGAAGAAGAAATCAAACGTTTGATCAAAGAAGCAGAAGAAAATGCAGAAGCTGATAAACAAAAACGTGAAGAAGCAGACTTGAGAAATGAAGCATCCGCCCTCATTTTCCAAGCGAACAAAGCCATCCATGATTTAGGTGACCAAGTCGATAACAACGAAAAATCGAAAGTCGAAAAAGCCGTTAAAGACTTAGAAGATGCCCTTAAAGGTGATGACTTAAACCGTATTCGTGAAAAGAAAGAAGCCCTTGAAAAAGACGCTCAAGCCATCGCTGTCAAAGCGTATGAAAAAGCTCAAAAAGAACAACAACCAGGGGAAGAAACCACCAAGAAGTCTGGCGACTCCAATACTGTAGACGCTGAATTCGAAGAAAAATAA
- the dnaJ gene encoding molecular chaperone DnaJ, translating into MADKRDYYDVLGVSKTASEEEIKKAYRSLAKKYHPDVSSEPNAEAKFKEVQEAYDNLGDADKRRQYDQYGHNGPFGQGNGQGFGGFEGFGGFSDIFSSFFGGGGQQRRDPNGPARGDDLERRMNISFEEAVLGTKKTIKIETEQACHTCGGHGGQSSKDVETCDRCHGAGYVTVEQRTILGSIRSQAACPKCGGRGKTIKNKCKTCNGSGREKVTKDVEVKIPAGIDNNMSLRMPGYGEGGANGGPAGDLYLRFTVKPHKFFKRDGDNIILEAPISFVQAALGDSIDVPTIYGDVSLKINPGTQNGTTLRMREKGVANVNTGRKGDQLVVVQVEVPTNLSKEQENILRQFEKADPKPKDTPWERFKNLFKN; encoded by the coding sequence ATGGCAGATAAAAGAGATTATTATGACGTACTGGGTGTAAGTAAAACGGCATCCGAGGAAGAAATTAAAAAAGCCTACCGTTCACTTGCGAAAAAATACCATCCCGATGTCTCTAGTGAACCCAATGCAGAAGCGAAATTTAAAGAAGTTCAAGAAGCTTACGACAACTTGGGTGACGCTGATAAACGTAGACAATACGACCAATATGGTCATAATGGTCCGTTTGGCCAAGGTAATGGTCAAGGTTTTGGTGGATTTGAAGGGTTCGGTGGATTCTCCGACATCTTCAGTTCATTCTTTGGCGGTGGGGGTCAACAACGCCGTGATCCGAATGGTCCAGCCCGCGGAGATGATTTAGAACGACGCATGAACATCAGCTTTGAAGAAGCTGTTTTAGGTACGAAGAAAACCATTAAAATTGAAACCGAACAAGCGTGTCACACCTGTGGTGGACACGGTGGACAATCGTCTAAAGATGTGGAAACCTGTGATCGTTGTCATGGCGCAGGTTATGTTACGGTAGAACAACGTACCATCTTAGGTAGTATTCGTTCGCAAGCAGCTTGTCCAAAATGTGGCGGTCGCGGTAAGACGATTAAAAATAAATGTAAAACTTGTAACGGTTCTGGTCGTGAAAAAGTCACGAAAGATGTTGAAGTTAAAATTCCAGCAGGAATCGATAACAACATGTCACTTCGCATGCCAGGCTATGGTGAAGGCGGCGCGAATGGGGGTCCAGCCGGTGATTTGTATTTAAGATTCACCGTCAAACCGCACAAATTCTTCAAACGCGATGGTGACAACATCATCCTTGAAGCACCGATTTCCTTTGTTCAAGCTGCCTTAGGGGATTCGATTGATGTACCGACGATTTATGGCGATGTATCGCTTAAAATCAATCCGGGAACTCAAAATGGAACAACCCTACGCATGCGTGAAAAAGGGGTGGCGAACGTCAATACCGGTCGTAAAGGCGATCAATTGGTAGTCGTACAGGTGGAAGTACCGACCAATTTATCCAAGGAACAAGAAAATATCCTTAGACAATTCGAAAAAGCCGATCCTAAACCGAAAGATACCCCTTGGGAACGATTTAAAAATCTATTTAAAAACTAA
- a CDS encoding RNA polymerase sigma factor — protein MSFNYDDYIDLIIAKNDDGFKAVYDASKNIVYAIIRQKIKDPNTIEDLMQETYIKAIKSIKSYQKNGKFIKWLSSIAYNLTMDYYRINAKVSYQSEDSINLRFKTAAVNHEQRALVEALLKALDPIEATIVLYHIIDDYTFKDISKMVDKPLGTVLWMYQNALKKMRTEATK, from the coding sequence ATGTCATTCAATTACGACGATTATATTGACTTAATCATAGCTAAAAATGATGATGGGTTTAAAGCTGTTTATGATGCATCCAAAAACATCGTATATGCCATCATCAGACAAAAAATCAAAGACCCCAATACCATTGAAGATTTGATGCAAGAAACCTACATCAAAGCGATTAAAAGCATCAAAAGTTATCAAAAAAATGGCAAATTCATCAAATGGTTGTCGAGCATCGCTTACAACTTGACCATGGACTATTATCGTATTAACGCAAAAGTATCCTATCAATCCGAAGACAGTATCAATCTTCGATTTAAGACAGCCGCAGTGAACCATGAGCAACGAGCGTTGGTTGAGGCTTTGCTCAAAGCATTAGACCCCATAGAAGCAACCATTGTGCTCTATCACATCATCGATGACTATACTTTTAAAGATATTTCGAAAATGGTGGATAAACCTTTAGGTACGGTTTTATGGATGTATCAAAATGCACTAAAGAAAATGCGAACGGAGGCGACAAAATGA
- a CDS encoding RsmE family RNA methyltransferase: MQRYFLDDQQQIKKDDWHHILTVMRMQSGDDIELCTTTGQCYLAKLSLENIPLKYEMIQPLDVVINKGKITLIQGIGKGDKNEFVVKYATQFGVDQIIFIEMKRSISKMDDQTWHKKKDRYEKIALESARLAHRNTVPTIDFLPNIKALNGDFSHAFVAYENDRKAVFLDKIEGIKNGDSIALLIGPEGGIDELEMALLKDKGFISVGLGNRILQTEVACLYGLAIIDGVLERKR, translated from the coding sequence ATGCAAAGATATTTTTTAGATGACCAACAACAAATTAAAAAGGATGATTGGCACCACATCTTAACCGTGATGCGAATGCAATCTGGGGATGACATTGAATTATGTACCACAACGGGGCAATGTTATTTAGCCAAACTTTCATTAGAAAATATACCACTGAAATATGAAATGATTCAACCATTGGATGTCGTTATAAACAAAGGGAAAATAACCCTCATTCAAGGGATTGGTAAAGGCGATAAGAATGAATTCGTTGTAAAGTACGCGACTCAATTTGGTGTAGATCAAATTATTTTCATAGAAATGAAGCGCAGCATTTCGAAAATGGATGACCAAACTTGGCATAAAAAGAAAGACCGTTATGAGAAGATTGCGTTAGAAAGTGCACGACTTGCCCATCGAAATACGGTCCCTACCATTGACTTTTTACCCAATATTAAGGCTTTGAATGGTGATTTTTCACATGCGTTCGTTGCTTATGAAAATGATCGTAAAGCCGTATTTTTAGATAAAATTGAAGGGATAAAAAATGGCGATTCGATTGCATTATTGATAGGTCCCGAAGGTGGTATCGATGAATTGGAAATGGCTTTACTAAAAGATAAGGGCTTCATTTCCGTGGGACTCGGAAATCGCATCCTACAAACCGAAGTCGCCTGTCTTTACGGACTGGCCATCATCGATGGTGTTTTAGAAAGAAAAAGATGA
- the rpsU gene encoding 30S ribosomal protein S21, with protein MPKIVVRESESIEDALRRFKRDVSRSGTLAEARKREFYVKPSVDRKMKRQAARSNKK; from the coding sequence ATGCCTAAAATCGTAGTACGTGAATCCGAATCAATTGAAGATGCATTGCGTCGTTTTAAACGTGACGTATCCAGATCCGGTACCCTCGCAGAAGCACGTAAACGCGAATTTTATGTGAAACCAAGTGTGGATCGTAAAATGAAGCGCCAAGCAGCTAGAAGCAATAAAAAATAA
- a CDS encoding PhoH family protein has product MKLSIQLKDPQLSYNIVGAFDKNLEVFKTYFDYMLVLNGDEFHTDATDPKVISMMESVLSVMMAIAPKVTITERDVIYLIKLAEANELEHAADLFLRRKQIIINQQGKPIYPKTFTQAIYADAITQSDMVFGVGPAGTGKTYLAVALAVSYLKENKVKKLILTRPAVEAGESLGFLPGDLKEKVDPYLIPLYDALYEFLGVEMTNALLEKGVIEIAPLAYMRGRTLENAFIILDEAQNTTHTQMKMFLTRLGFSSKMVITGDPSQADLPKGVPSGLNEAIQKLHDIDAIKVIHFKRLDVVRNPLVQKILERYDD; this is encoded by the coding sequence ATGAAATTAAGCATTCAACTGAAGGACCCACAACTCAGTTATAACATCGTGGGGGCATTTGACAAGAACTTAGAGGTCTTTAAGACCTATTTTGACTATATGTTGGTGTTAAATGGGGATGAATTCCACACGGATGCGACAGATCCTAAAGTGATTTCGATGATGGAGTCGGTATTATCAGTGATGATGGCGATTGCACCAAAAGTAACCATTACGGAACGCGACGTCATCTATTTGATTAAATTAGCTGAAGCCAATGAGCTTGAACATGCAGCTGACTTGTTTCTAAGAAGAAAACAAATCATCATCAATCAACAAGGTAAACCCATCTATCCGAAAACATTCACCCAAGCGATTTATGCCGACGCCATCACGCAATCGGACATGGTCTTTGGGGTTGGACCTGCAGGGACTGGTAAAACCTATTTGGCTGTCGCTTTAGCGGTCAGCTATCTAAAAGAGAATAAGGTTAAAAAACTAATTTTGACGAGACCAGCCGTTGAAGCCGGGGAATCGTTAGGATTTTTACCAGGAGATTTAAAAGAAAAAGTAGACCCTTATTTAATTCCTTTATATGATGCCTTATATGAGTTTTTAGGGGTTGAAATGACCAATGCATTATTAGAAAAAGGGGTCATTGAAATCGCACCACTCGCTTATATGAGAGGAAGAACCCTTGAAAATGCATTCATCATTTTAGATGAAGCACAAAATACGACACATACCCAAATGAAGATGTTTCTAACCCGCTTGGGATTCTCATCTAAAATGGTCATCACAGGTGACCCTTCGCAAGCAGACTTGCCTAAAGGGGTACCTTCTGGGCTGAATGAAGCGATTCAAAAGCTTCATGACATCGACGCGATTAAAGTGATACACTTCAAACGCTTAGACGTGGTTCGAAACCCACTCGTTCAAAAAATATTAGAAAGGTACGATGACTGA
- the ybeY gene encoding rRNA maturation RNase YbeY: MDIQFFNQTTEETTSAEQLITEIFGFISEPHEMNIVFLSKDQIQEMNRNYRNIDKVTDVISFPDQDENYIGDIFICLDRAREQAVDYGHSIEREIGFLAVHGYLHLLGYDHHTEAEEKIMFAKQEEILKKASLERKSS; this comes from the coding sequence ATGGATATTCAATTTTTCAATCAAACCACAGAAGAAACCACAAGTGCAGAACAGTTGATTACGGAGATTTTTGGTTTCATATCAGAACCCCATGAAATGAACATCGTATTTTTATCTAAAGATCAAATACAAGAAATGAATCGAAACTATCGAAATATCGATAAAGTGACCGATGTCATCAGTTTTCCAGATCAAGATGAAAACTACATTGGCGATATCTTTATTTGCTTAGACCGGGCGAGAGAACAGGCTGTAGACTACGGGCATTCAATCGAACGTGAAATCGGATTTTTAGCCGTACATGGATACTTACATTTACTCGGCTACGACCACCATACCGAAGCAGAAGAAAAGATTATGTTTGCGAAGCAAGAAGAAATCCTTAAAAAGGCTTCGCTCGAAAGGAAATCATCATGA
- the cdd gene encoding cytidine deaminase, whose translation MTKEQLVQEAIIARKQTYSPYSKFGVGAALLMKDGKVIHGANIENASYGLSNCAERSALFQAYSLGYRKDDIVMMAITGDTLNPISPCGACRQVMNELLPKNTPIYLSNLTGKIKETSLKELLPYSFDEIEHHEDKL comes from the coding sequence ATGACAAAAGAACAATTGGTTCAAGAAGCCATCATCGCAAGAAAACAAACCTATTCACCTTATTCCAAATTTGGGGTTGGGGCTGCATTATTGATGAAAGATGGTAAAGTCATTCATGGCGCAAATATCGAAAATGCCTCTTATGGTTTATCCAACTGTGCAGAACGCAGCGCTTTATTTCAAGCTTATAGTTTAGGCTATCGTAAAGACGATATTGTCATGATGGCAATCACAGGGGATACCTTAAATCCAATCAGCCCATGTGGGGCTTGTCGTCAAGTGATGAATGAATTGTTGCCTAAAAACACACCGATTTATTTATCCAATTTAACAGGTAAAATCAAAGAGACATCACTCAAAGAATTGTTGCCATATTCATTTGATGAAATTGAACACCATGAAGACAAACTTTAG
- the era gene encoding GTPase Era — protein MKTNFRSGFISIVGRPNVGKSTLLNAIIGQKIAITSPKPQTTRNRILGIKTTEDYQMVFVDTPGIHKPKHELGRLLDQTAQSSIEGMDAVLFMVDAEKGLAEDHVIKLFQGISSPVYLVINKVDLLKSKIQIDKIIISYMNVYPFAGFFPISAKDHTNIDHLIEELVGRLPVGYPLFESSEITDQSDFQLMSEIIREKVLYHTQEEVPHAVAVVIEHTEMIEDVYEVHATIVVERNTQKQILIGKGGDMLKQIGTEARKEINKILNTRIHLILWVKVKKDWRNRPSDLKSFGYDNHD, from the coding sequence ATGAAGACAAACTTTAGAAGCGGCTTTATCAGTATTGTAGGTCGTCCAAATGTCGGTAAATCGACCTTACTCAATGCCATCATCGGACAAAAGATTGCGATCACATCACCAAAACCTCAAACCACACGCAACCGAATTTTAGGGATCAAAACCACAGAAGACTACCAAATGGTATTTGTGGATACCCCAGGCATTCATAAACCCAAACATGAATTGGGGCGTTTGTTAGATCAAACCGCACAATCATCGATTGAAGGCATGGACGCGGTATTGTTTATGGTAGATGCTGAAAAAGGGTTGGCTGAAGACCACGTCATCAAGTTATTTCAGGGCATTTCATCCCCTGTCTATTTGGTCATTAATAAAGTGGATTTGCTTAAATCCAAAATTCAAATTGATAAGATTATCATCAGTTATATGAATGTATATCCGTTTGCTGGATTCTTTCCGATTTCCGCGAAAGACCATACAAACATCGATCATCTAATCGAAGAACTCGTAGGTCGCTTGCCTGTGGGTTATCCATTGTTTGAATCGTCTGAAATCACCGACCAAAGTGATTTCCAGTTGATGTCTGAAATCATTCGCGAAAAAGTGCTTTATCATACCCAAGAAGAAGTGCCACACGCTGTGGCTGTAGTAATCGAGCATACAGAAATGATCGAAGACGTCTATGAAGTTCACGCCACCATCGTGGTTGAACGAAACACACAAAAACAAATTTTGATTGGCAAAGGTGGCGATATGTTGAAACAAATCGGAACCGAAGCCAGAAAAGAAATCAATAAGATATTGAATACCAGAATTCACCTCATTTTATGGGTAAAAGTCAAAAAGGATTGGCGAAACCGACCTTCTGACTTGAAATCATTCGGCTATGACAACCACGACTAA
- the recO gene encoding DNA repair protein RecO: protein MTTTTNGLIYKTQDYKESSKLLFVYSPFGKVTLVANGVKSYKHEFRVLSQYLTEIEFAYQDKEMFALSKAKLIEGFDGLKKDYMWLSKQAIILEIVDHLITDDIDHDKVYPLMIELLKHPYGYLIFALKLLFGFGYRLNFVGDEPTGFSIKNAAVTTKKDGEYADIDLETTTLMASLYFYKTGDDITLAPPQIKHIEHFIKTFYRYHMEYDIKGLKE, encoded by the coding sequence ATGACAACCACGACTAATGGGTTAATCTATAAAACCCAAGACTACAAAGAGTCGAGCAAATTGCTTTTTGTATACTCACCTTTTGGCAAGGTTACACTGGTTGCGAATGGTGTGAAAAGTTATAAACATGAGTTTCGGGTATTGTCTCAATACTTGACAGAAATCGAATTTGCCTACCAAGACAAAGAGATGTTTGCCCTATCCAAAGCCAAACTCATCGAAGGATTTGATGGACTCAAGAAGGACTATATGTGGCTTTCAAAACAAGCCATCATCTTAGAGATTGTAGACCATTTAATCACCGATGACATTGACCATGATAAGGTTTATCCACTCATGATTGAGTTATTAAAACACCCCTATGGGTACTTGATTTTCGCATTAAAACTCTTGTTTGGGTTCGGTTATCGACTCAATTTCGTCGGTGATGAGCCAACCGGGTTTTCCATTAAAAATGCCGCTGTAACGACCAAAAAAGACGGTGAATACGCCGATATCGATTTGGAGACTACCACCTTGATGGCATCTTTATATTTTTACAAAACAGGCGATGATATCACATTAGCGCCACCACAAATCAAACACATTGAACATTTCATCAAAACCTTTTATCGATACCATATGGAATACGATATCAAAGGGTTAAAAGAATAG
- a CDS encoding glycine--tRNA ligase encodes MISLEKLVTYAKATGFIFQGSELYGGLANTWDYGPLGSLLKNNIKKAWLKKFHDENRYNVLLDSSILMNSQVWVASGHVGGFSDPLTECKSCNTRHRADKLIEDHSKNTVNPSAWSHEQLHSYMMSEKVACPNCGKVNWTEIKSFNLMFKTTQGVTESAGNTVYLRPETAQGIFINFKNIQRTTRRKVPFGVCQVGKSFRNEITPGNFIFRTREFEQMELEFFCKPGTEIEWFNYWRSYAIEFLQTLGLKRENLELHDHEQEELSHYSNATTDVLYRFPWGFDELWGIASRTDFDLNAHQTQSKENLEYLDPDTNEKYLPYVIEPSLGVERLLMAILIESYEEEVLSDGQIREVLHIHPALAPYQVAILPLIKKKHDQYALDLLDTVSKFTQAIYDETQNIGKRYRRQDQIGTPFCVTIDDETLENHTVTIRERDSMAQTRIPLSELKAFILDKTTL; translated from the coding sequence ATGATCAGTTTAGAGAAGTTAGTCACTTATGCAAAAGCTACCGGTTTTATTTTCCAAGGTTCAGAACTCTATGGTGGGTTAGCGAATACTTGGGATTACGGCCCATTAGGCAGTTTATTAAAAAACAACATTAAAAAGGCATGGCTTAAAAAATTCCATGATGAGAATCGCTACAACGTCTTGTTAGATTCATCGATTTTGATGAATTCACAAGTATGGGTAGCCAGTGGCCACGTCGGTGGATTCTCCGACCCACTCACCGAATGTAAGAGCTGTAATACACGTCACAGAGCCGACAAGCTCATTGAAGATCACAGCAAAAATACAGTGAATCCAAGCGCTTGGTCACACGAACAGCTGCACAGCTATATGATGAGCGAAAAAGTCGCTTGTCCAAACTGTGGTAAAGTCAACTGGACAGAAATCAAATCGTTCAACCTGATGTTTAAAACCACCCAAGGGGTCACTGAAAGTGCGGGTAATACCGTCTATTTACGACCAGAAACAGCCCAAGGTATATTCATCAACTTCAAGAATATCCAAAGAACCACCCGTCGTAAAGTCCCATTTGGCGTATGCCAAGTCGGTAAATCCTTTAGAAATGAAATCACCCCAGGTAACTTCATTTTTAGAACCCGTGAATTCGAACAAATGGAATTGGAATTCTTCTGCAAACCAGGCACTGAAATCGAATGGTTCAATTACTGGCGTAGTTACGCGATCGAGTTTTTACAAACCTTAGGTTTAAAGCGTGAAAACTTAGAGTTACATGACCATGAGCAAGAAGAATTGTCCCATTACTCAAACGCAACCACCGACGTTTTATATCGCTTCCCATGGGGATTTGATGAACTTTGGGGGATTGCATCAAGAACAGACTTTGACCTCAATGCGCACCAAACACAATCCAAAGAAAACTTAGAATACTTAGACCCAGATACCAATGAAAAGTATTTACCATACGTCATTGAACCATCCCTTGGGGTAGAACGTCTATTGATGGCCATCTTAATCGAAAGTTATGAAGAAGAAGTGCTTTCCGATGGACAAATTAGAGAAGTTTTACACATCCATCCAGCGTTGGCCCCTTATCAAGTAGCGATATTGCCACTGATTAAAAAGAAACATGACCAATATGCCTTAGATTTATTGGATACGGTATCGAAATTTACCCAAGCGATTTATGATGAAACACAAAACATTGGTAAACGTTATCGTCGTCAAGACCAAATCGGTACCCCATTCTGTGTAACGATTGATGATGAAACATTGGAAAACCATACCGTTACCATCCGAGAACGTGATTCTATGGCTCAAACCAGAATACCATTATCCGAACTCAAAGCATTCATTTTAGATAAAACGACTTTATAA